The sequence TGTTTGTAACTCTGGGTGTACTTGGAGCCGGATTATCATTCATTCTCTATATAATTGGACTGAATCATACCGCCCCTGCCGTGGCATCTATTGTGGCAATGGTTGAGCCGGTTACCGCTTCGCTGTTTGGTGTTGTGGTTTTGGATGAAAGCCTTGTCGGTGTCCAGGTTGTGGGAATGGGGCTGATATTGGTTACTGTTACTGCATTAAGTGTGCATGGTGCTCAGTCGAAATCTTACGATTTGCCGGTTGCTGAGTAGTACTTACCCCGGAAATCTCCTGTAATTTAACTGTTTTTAGTCAATAGTAAAAAAGAACCCATGTAAATTATACTTCTAACACAAATTTCGCACTTGCACTTATTGCACGTCTTTGTTCACCCTGTTAAATATCAGCTTCGCTGATTGCCTGTGGCATTTAACAGGGCAGGGAGTGATAACGACGAAGCAATCTCTCTTTTTATATCATTTTGAGATTGCCACAACCCTGTTTCACAGGGTTTCGCAAGGATGCCTATGGCTAGCACCAGTCTTTTAGACTGGTAAATATGTTTAGCATTCTATATATTCGCTAAAAGCGAATGTTAGACACAGAGAAGTGCGAAACTTGAGTTCTAAGTATTTTATAAAAAATTTTTATTGGTATCTGATTATGCAGGTATTATACTTAAACATAAGTCTGGATACAAACTTTTCGACACAAAGGGGGCTTTATGAGTGTCAGAAACACAATCACAGACAGAAGAGCATACAGGTCGCTGAAGCCTTTTAATGTAACCGATGATTTAATCTATGATCTGGGCGAATGTGCAGGACTCAGCTCTTCATGCTTTAACAATCAACCGTGGAGATATGTTTTTGTTTATGATGAAGATATGCTGAAAAATCTTCATACTGCTCTGTCCAAAGGGAATGAATGGGCATATGATGCATCAATGATAATTGCAGTTTTCAGCAAAAAGGATTTGGATTGTGTGGTTGCCGGCAGAGAATATTTCTTATTTGATACAGGCATGTCCACAGCTTTTATCATTCTCAGGGCGACTGAGCTTGGGCTTGTGGTGCATCCCATGGCCGGATTCAGTGAAAGTAAGGCAAAGGAAGTATTGGGTATCCCCGGAGATATGACGCTTATATCTCTTTTGGCAGTCGGTAAAAAAGCACGTGAAATAAACGATAATCTTACTGACAAACAAAAAGAAAGTGAGCTGAGCAGACCAAAAAGACTGGATTTTGATCAGTACGTTTTTTTGAATCAGTTTTCATAGCACTGAGTACTAAGGACTAAGTAATAAGTGTTAAGTGTTAAGAAATATGGTAATAAAAATTTTTTCGGAAATTGCTTCGTCTCTTTTAATCCGTTCATAAAGACGGGGGAGTAGCGTAATAGTTGGGGGTGCCTGCTATGTGTTAACAATTTCTGTGTATCTGCTTATTATCAACTCAGCACTTAGCGCTTAATGCTTAGCACTGTTTCATCGCTCAATCTTATACATCCCTCCACGCAGAGTTTTTGTTAAAAATTTCATCCGTCAAAATGAATTCATATTTTTTGACATAAATCAATTTTTTCTTTCAAAAAGCAGTTATATTTAAATATAACTAAAACATTTATAAATTTATAATGGTTATAAATGCCTGTTTAGAAAGTTTTGTTTAAGTCTGAAAATAGAACCATTTTATGGAGGAATCATGAGAAAGTTTTTATCCATTATAATCATTCTAATGTTTTTTGCTTTTCTCCCCATGATTGCACCGGCAGAGACAACATTCGGGGAACCGTTCAGCAACGGTAGTCCAGCATGTGTTTCATGTCATTCGATCGCTGCTGCCGGTTATACTACTCCGACATGGGCGATAGATCTCAGTACCGTTTACAATGACCTGGGCGGGGATCCGGAAGTGATGAAAATGGTTATAAAATCAAGCGGTGTAAAGGCTATGGATGCGGTATATGGCAATGCAGCAATTCCGGCAAAGGAGCTTGATGCTAAAGTGAGCTCATTTGCTGCGATTAATTCTGAAAAGCAGGCTAAACTCAGCAGTTTTGGAATTTATACAGCGGCCGGTGGTGTATTTATCGTGTTTCTAATAATTGTAAGGCTTTTTTTCCGCCGAAATAACAAGCTGGAGGAGAACAGATGACAAATAAAAATAAATGGTTTCAGATACTAAAATCACCGAAAAGAAGACAATGGGAAGAACTTTACAGAAACAGATGGCAGTATGACAGAGTAGTCAGGAGTACACACGGAGTTAACTGTACAGGTAGCTGCAGCTGGAATGTTTATGTTAAAGACGGGGTGGTAACGGGTGAAATACAGGCTGATGACTACCCGGCAATCGGCGGGGATATCCCTCATACAGAGCCGAGGGGATGTGCAAGGGGAGCCTCTTTTTCCTGGTACCTTTATAATCCCATGCGGATAAAATATCCCTATATACGCGGGACATTACTGGATTTATGGAGGGAAGCTAAAAATAAGCACAATGATCCTGTAAAAGCATGGGAAAGCATAGTTGAGGATAAGTCAAACAGAGAAAAATATACTTCAAGGCGCGGCAAAGGGGGATTGAGG comes from Flexistipes sp. and encodes:
- a CDS encoding nitroreductase family protein, which codes for MSVRNTITDRRAYRSLKPFNVTDDLIYDLGECAGLSSSCFNNQPWRYVFVYDEDMLKNLHTALSKGNEWAYDASMIIAVFSKKDLDCVVAGREYFLFDTGMSTAFIILRATELGLVVHPMAGFSESKAKEVLGIPGDMTLISLLAVGKKAREINDNLTDKQKESELSRPKRLDFDQYVFLNQFS